One Lytechinus pictus isolate F3 Inbred chromosome 12, Lp3.0, whole genome shotgun sequence genomic region harbors:
- the LOC129272549 gene encoding BCL2/adenovirus E1B 19 kDa protein-interacting protein 3-like: MNGLVDFDPDLFFTPVGQSSTRGHHMKLPKGPPSPVLSSNPSAPGSIYSNGSGEKQHGVPVLMGQGEAAKGREENWIWDWSSRPEPLPPKEFRFKHPDKTRLSIRKSKAMRSNFFSAEILSVFIPSLVLTNLLALGMGVFIGFKIAAPRLS, from the exons ATGAATGGACTGGTAGACTTTGATCCAGATCTCTTCTTCACACCCGTAGGCCAAAGTAGCACTCGAGGTCATCACATGAAGCT CCCTAAAGGTCCACCTAGCCCAGTGCTAAGTTCTAACCCCAGTGCACCTGGGTCTATATACAGTAATGGATCAGGAGAAAAACAG CATGGAGTACCGGTCCTGATGGGACAAGGTGAAGCAGCCAAAGGGAGGGAGGAGAACTGGATCTGGGACTGGTCAAGCAGGCCGGAACCACTCCCACCAAA GGAGTTTCGTTTCAAACATCCCGACAAGACGAGGCTGAGCATTCGTAAGAGCAAGGCCATGCGTAGTAACTTCTTCTCAGCTGAAATATTATCTGTCTTCATTCCATCCTTAGTTCTGACAAATCTCTTGGCTCTGGGCATGGG GGTCTTCATTGGTTTCAAAATTGCAGCTCCAAGGTTGAGTTGA